One Chloroflexota bacterium genomic region harbors:
- a CDS encoding transposase family protein gives MIEVLSELMVIRLAPGHVRSDNGPEYTARAASEWLGKVGPRTLYIESGAPWENGYIKSTMQPNAESLDETIGGQHADGRLHRAW, from the coding sequence GTGATCGAGGTTCTCTCTGAGCTGATGGTGATACGTTTAGCACCGGGCCACGTCCGTTCGGACAATGGACCGGAGTACACAGCAAGGGCTGCCAGTGAGTGGCTTGGGAAGGTGGGACCGAGGACGCTTTACATCGAGTCTGGGGCGCCTTGGGAGAACGGATACATAAAGAGTACAATGCAACCGAATGCGGAGTCGCTTGACGAGACGATAGGAGGTCAGCATGCAGACGGTAGGCTTCATAGGGCTTGGTAA
- a CDS encoding transposase family protein, producing the protein MASEQTLKVEGLDAFSRVFPVPIRGINSDNDSVFTNETLLGYCKERGIEFTRSWAYRKERSGMKKDGSH; encoded by the coding sequence TTGGCAAGTGAGCAGACTCTGAAGGTTGAAGGACTGGATGCATTCTCCCGCGTCTTCCCTGTCCCGATCCGCGGGATAAACTCCGACAACGACAGCGTGTTCACCAACGAGACTCTGCTAGGGTACTGTAAAGAACGAGGCATCGAATTCACGCGCTCGTGGGCTTACCGCAAAGAACGATCAGGCATGAAGAAGGACGGCTCGCACTGA
- a CDS encoding 6-bladed beta-propeller: protein MNNNPTGRGFGHPVDLAISKGGRIYVLNRHAGLARVGICTLDEEYLGEFGSYGHEDGQFWLPTAIAVDSSENVYVADEYHHSVTVFDRSGAFKNKWGEHGSGDGQLDGPSGLAIDADDNVYVVDQKNCRVHKFTADGRHLLQWGEKGEEEGQFNLPWGITLDTQDNVYVADWRNDRIQKFTADGRFLAAFGEPGEREGQFHRPAKPAVDAEGYIYVADWGNERVQLLALDGAFVQSLRGEATVSKWAQEFLDVNPDESTTRDQSNLVPDLPSHLNTPYLVSTQTEPYFWGPASVTLDVDGRLYVTESSRHRVQVYRRVRG, encoded by the coding sequence ATCGGCACGCAGGGCTCGCTCGAGTCGGTATATGCACTCTCGACGAGGAATACCTGGGCGAGTTCGGCTCCTACGGCCACGAAGACGGGCAGTTCTGGCTTCCGACTGCTATCGCTGTTGATAGTAGTGAGAACGTCTATGTCGCCGACGAGTACCATCACAGTGTCACCGTGTTCGATAGGTCCGGAGCGTTCAAGAACAAGTGGGGAGAGCACGGCAGCGGCGACGGACAACTGGACGGTCCCTCCGGTCTAGCAATCGACGCCGACGACAACGTGTACGTCGTGGACCAGAAGAATTGTCGCGTGCATAAGTTCACCGCCGACGGTCGGCACCTGCTGCAGTGGGGGGAGAAGGGTGAAGAGGAGGGACAGTTCAACCTCCCTTGGGGCATAACTCTAGACACGCAGGACAACGTATATGTTGCTGACTGGCGGAATGACCGCATCCAGAAGTTCACAGCCGACGGCCGCTTTCTGGCCGCTTTTGGAGAGCCGGGAGAGCGCGAGGGCCAGTTCCACAGGCCCGCCAAGCCTGCGGTTGACGCCGAAGGGTATATCTACGTCGCCGATTGGGGTAACGAGCGCGTGCAGTTGCTGGCGCTGGACGGCGCATTCGTGCAGAGTCTCCGGGGCGAGGCCACGGTCTCGAAGTGGGCGCAGGAGTTCCTCGACGTCAACCCGGACGAGAGCACCACGAGAGACCAGTCCAACCTTGTGCCCGACCTACCCTCCCACCTCAACACGCCCTACTTGGTATCGACGCAGACGGAACCGTACTTCTGGGGCCCGGCCTCCGTTACGCTCGACGTTGATGGCAGGCTCTATGTCACAGAGTCCTCCAGGCACCGGGTCCAGGTGTACCGGAGGGTCAGAGGCTGA
- a CDS encoding NAD(P)-dependent oxidoreductase has protein sequence MQTVGFIGLGNLGTPMARNIQRAGFPMVVFDVAEGATRPLLEGGARLAASPGEVAAASDVILSSVPGPPEVEQVALGPEGIVSGIGEGDVYVDISTSRPSLIREIARVFEGKGAHVLDAPVLTSPAAAENREVIVMPSGDREVFERLLPVFEAFADKVVYQGELGMGSACKLVNNMITLAVRQVVAEGLTLGMKAGLDLDALMEAGSRMILGTQKEGLERTVFRGEFEPPSFRQALARKDIGLANELARELSVPMPVANIVEQVAIQCGNRGWGDLDTHVIYRLQEIAAGVEIRQR, from the coding sequence ATGCAGACGGTAGGCTTCATAGGGCTTGGTAACTTGGGAACGCCAATGGCGCGAAACATCCAAAGGGCTGGGTTTCCCATGGTCGTGTTCGACGTGGCGGAGGGCGCGACTAGGCCTCTACTTGAGGGTGGCGCTCGGCTGGCGGCTTCCCCCGGAGAGGTCGCGGCCGCCAGCGATGTGATTCTCAGCTCGGTGCCGGGGCCTCCCGAGGTGGAGCAGGTAGCGCTCGGTCCCGAAGGGATCGTCAGCGGCATTGGCGAGGGGGACGTTTACGTGGACATCTCCACCAGTCGGCCCTCCCTCATACGCGAGATAGCGAGAGTCTTCGAAGGGAAGGGCGCCCACGTACTCGACGCCCCGGTACTGACAAGTCCGGCCGCCGCTGAGAACAGGGAGGTGATCGTTATGCCCAGCGGAGACAGGGAAGTGTTCGAGCGCCTTCTTCCAGTGTTCGAGGCATTTGCCGACAAGGTCGTCTATCAGGGCGAGCTGGGCATGGGAAGTGCATGCAAGCTAGTGAACAACATGATCACGCTGGCAGTGAGGCAGGTGGTTGCGGAGGGGCTAACTCTGGGTATGAAGGCCGGCCTCGACCTGGACGCCCTCATGGAAGCCGGCAGCAGAATGATTCTGGGCACTCAGAAGGAAGGCTTAGAGAGGACCGTATTCCGGGGCGAGTTCGAGCCTCCCTCCTTCAGGCAGGCTCTTGCCAGAAAAGATATAGGACTCGCGAACGAGTTGGCACGGGAGCTGAGCGTTCCAATGCCGGTTGCGAACATTGTGGAGCAGGTCGCCATCCAGTGCGGCAACCGCGGCTGGGGAGACCTGGACACCCACGTCATCTACCGGCTGCAGGAGATCGCGGCAGGTGTCGAAATCAGGCAACGCTAG